GTCATCGTCTACAACGCTCGCACAGGGATCCATGACGACACGCCGCAACGGTAAGCCCGCTTTTAAACCGCGTCTCACCGAGGTCGCGGACATCTCCGAAGTCAAACGCAACATGAAAATGACGCATGGCGCTCTCGACGCGGTTTAAGGCCGCAATCCCGATCGACTCGACCCCCGCCGCGAACGCCTTGGCCTGGCTGCAGGTCTGGGTCATCGGCTCGGTCGCGGCCGTCTTGATGGTCATGATGGGTGGGGTGCATCCGGGTCCGCGTGCCTTGGCGGGGGCGGCGATCGCCGGGTTGTTCTTCCTGACCTGGTTCTGGCGTCTTGCGCGCGGCCAGGGGGCGGATGCCCGGGACCGCGGTTGGTTGTGGGTGTGGCTGGCGGTTTCCGGGTGGATCGGGTTGCAGCTTCTGCCCTTGCCCCGGGAGGTCTTCGATTGGATCGGGGTTTATCCGCCGGATCTGCTTGCGCAGTATCCCGAGCTGCCGATCACCCGGCTTTCGCCCAATATCGCCGCAACACTCGGATTCTGGGGGATGTTTACAACCTATTGGGCGGCGGCCTACCTGGCGGCGGAGCTGCCGCGGCGGCATCTGGCGGTCTTGGTCGGGATTCTGGTCGGGTTGGTCTTCGCCGAGGCCCTCTACGGCTTCATCGCCCACATGGGGAGGTTCGAGACGGTCCTTGGGCTTTGGCCGGCGCCTGCCGATCATGCTGTCGTGGTCGGCACCTTTTGGAACCGCAATCACCTGGCAGGACTCCTGGCGCTCGGCTGGTCACTCGGAATCGCGTATCTCTTGTTCGGCACCCGGATGCGCCCGGTGCGTGTCCATGAGGTGCGTTACCTGCTTGTCCTCGTTTTCAGTCTGGTCTTGGCCTTGGCCCTGTTCAATTCCTTGTCGCGGTTGGGGACGGCCTCGGCGCTCTTCGGGCTGCTCGTCTTCGTGCTGCTGGCGCGGGCGAATCGGGTCGGGCGGGTGGCCGGATTGGAGCGGTTCTGGCTGTTCTCGGCGGGTCTGGTGGCCTTGGGATTGGCGATCGCCTTCGGGCTTGCACCCCTGTTGCTGAGGTACTCGGCGGTCGTGACCGATACGGGGCGTCTGGAGGCGTTGCTTCCCCTTGCGCATCTGCCGGCGAAGAGCTGGATCGCCGGCGTCGGCGCCGGCGGGTTCGAGGACATCTTCAAGCTGGTTCAGCCGGCTTCGCTCGCCCCGACCTTCGATTATCTGCACAACGACTGGGTGCAGTTCGTACTTGAATTCGGCGTGCTCGGGTCCGTCCTGGTGACGGCGGCGTCGGTGGTTTGGTGGCGCCGGGCGGGACCGAGTCGGCTCAATCGGCTGCGCGCCGGCGCGGCCGGCGGGATCGTCGCCATCGCCCTGCACAGCTGGGGCGACTTCAATCTGCAGATCCCGGGGACCGCCTTTGCGTTCTGGGTGGTCGTGGGGGTGTTGTGCAACCGCGCGCTCGAGCGTGAAGACGTCGCGCTCAGGGGCGCGGACGCAGGAAGCCGAGCCAGCGGCGTCGGGTCTGCGCCTTTGCGGGAGGGGCGGCGCGGGGCGCGAGGCTCACGAGATCCTCGCCGATAAGCAAACGTCGCGGGTTGTCGCGGGTCAGCAGGGTCGCTGCGTCCTCGCCCAGCCATTCGGCGACGCTTGCGCGCCCGGCGGCCAGGGTGTCCGGGCTGCGCCCCGCGGGGCGATGCGCATCCGAGGCGATCAGGTGTACCCATCCCGACTCCAGCCAGCGACGGCACAGGCGCTGCATGCGCTCGCCGAAATCGCCGCTGCAACTCTGTGCCGTAAGCTGCGCTTTACATCCCCAGCCGATCCATTCCGCCAGTTGCTCCGGTCGGCGCGCGAGCGTCTGATTGCGCTCGGGGTGGGCGATCACGGGCGTCACGCCGCGATAGAGGAGCTGCTCGAGGATGGTCTCCGCGCCGATCGGGACCGTGGTCTTGGGGAGTTCGACCAGTGCGGCCTTGCCGAGGTCGTTGTAGGTCAGCGCGGTGCCGTCCAAAAGCTGGCTCGGCAGCTCGGGCACCAGATGCAGCTCTGCGCCGGGGTAGAGCCGAAGCGGGATCCCGGCTTCGAGAAGACGTTCCTGCAGGTCTCCCGAGGCTTGCCGAATCGCGTCGGCGGAGTTGCTGTAGACCCCGTTCAGGTGATGTGGGGTACAGACGAGATTTTCGATCCCGCTCGCCGACGCGGCGCGGGCCATGTCGAGGGCGACCTCGAGCGTATGCGCGCCGTCGTCGATGCCGGGGAGGATGTGGCAGTGGCAATCGATCATCGGTCTCGATTCTTGTCGAATGTGTTGTGGGCAACCGCCCGATGTGCGGATCCATAGGACTCAGCGGTCGCGATCGTCGCGCATCGCCTCTGACCGGTCGTCGGTTAGCCGGTGCGCGACATGCCTCGAGGATCGGAAAGGCTGCGTGCCGGTGCGCAACGCACTCAAACCAGACACTTCGTCGGCTATACTTGGAAGACAGCACTTCTTCACGTAAGCTCGCGAATACAAATACACGGAAAGGAGATTTGAGATGTCTACGCGTCAATCCCGCGGTCTGTCGGTCGTCGCGCTTCTCGTATCCCTCGGCTTGTCCCTGAACATCGGGGCTGCGGAGATCATCGGCAACCTGTCGACCGATCAGGCGGCAACCGTGACAGGGCAGGGTCTCGAGGTCCAGGTGCGACCCGGTCAGGACTACGTGGTGTTCTCCGGTGACAATATTCGATCCAGTGCGGGTGAGGGGTCGTCCGTTCTGACCATCCCGGAGACCGGGATCATCAAGCTCTCTGCGGATTCCGCGGCCGCCGTCGAGCGCTCGGACGGCCGGTATCTGCTCACGGTCGCGCGCGGCGAGGTCGGATTCGACCTCGTACCGGGCGCGAAGGTCTTTCTCGTGAACGGTGAGGAGCTAATCGACCTGGGGCAGGGTACGGGCAAGGGTGCCGTGACCGCCTCCGCCAACGGCGAGGGGGGTTACCTGGTCTTGGTCGATGCATCCGGCGGCGTCCGGATCGTTTATCTGCAAACGAGTGCCTTGGTCTACGAAGGCCAGCCGAAGTTGGAGTTGATCGAGGCTCAAGTCGGTGGTACCGGTGGCGTTGTCGGCGGTGTCGGCGGCTTCGGTGGTGCAGGCTTCCTCGCGGGTCTCGGAGGTGCT
The sequence above is drawn from the Thiocapsa rosea genome and encodes:
- a CDS encoding tyrosine-protein phosphatase — protein: MIDCHCHILPGIDDGAHTLEVALDMARAASASGIENLVCTPHHLNGVYSNSADAIRQASGDLQERLLEAGIPLRLYPGAELHLVPELPSQLLDGTALTYNDLGKAALVELPKTTVPIGAETILEQLLYRGVTPVIAHPERNQTLARRPEQLAEWIGWGCKAQLTAQSCSGDFGERMQRLCRRWLESGWVHLIASDAHRPAGRSPDTLAAGRASVAEWLGEDAATLLTRDNPRRLLIGEDLVSLAPRAAPPAKAQTRRRWLGFLRPRP
- a CDS encoding O-antigen ligase family protein gives rise to the protein MALSTRFKAAIPIDSTPAANALAWLQVWVIGSVAAVLMVMMGGVHPGPRALAGAAIAGLFFLTWFWRLARGQGADARDRGWLWVWLAVSGWIGLQLLPLPREVFDWIGVYPPDLLAQYPELPITRLSPNIAATLGFWGMFTTYWAAAYLAAELPRRHLAVLVGILVGLVFAEALYGFIAHMGRFETVLGLWPAPADHAVVVGTFWNRNHLAGLLALGWSLGIAYLLFGTRMRPVRVHEVRYLLVLVFSLVLALALFNSLSRLGTASALFGLLVFVLLARANRVGRVAGLERFWLFSAGLVALGLAIAFGLAPLLLRYSAVVTDTGRLEALLPLAHLPAKSWIAGVGAGGFEDIFKLVQPASLAPTFDYLHNDWVQFVLEFGVLGSVLVTAASVVWWRRAGPSRLNRLRAGAAGGIVAIALHSWGDFNLQIPGTAFAFWVVVGVLCNRALEREDVALRGADAGSRASGVGSAPLREGRRGARGSRDPRR